A window of the Mus pahari chromosome 1, PAHARI_EIJ_v1.1, whole genome shotgun sequence genome harbors these coding sequences:
- the LOC110328593 gene encoding olfactory receptor 10A4, producing the protein MTWGNWTTVREFILMSFSSLSYEVQALLFLLFLIIYLVTLMGNVLIIVVTTADSALQSPMYFFLRNLSFLEIGFNLVIVPKMLSTLILQDKTISFLGCATQMYFFFFFGAAECCLLATMAYDRYMAICDPLHYPIIMNRRSCTQLAAASWFSGFPVATVQTTWIFSFPFCGPNRVNHFFCDSPPVIALVCADTSLFELEALTATVLFILFPFLLILSSYVRILSTIFRMPSAEGKRKAFSTCSSHLLVVSLFYSTAILTYFRPRSKTSPENKKMLSLSYTVVTPMLNPIIYSLRNNEVKAALRRIIHRTLGPQKL; encoded by the coding sequence ATGACCTGGGGAAACTGGACAACTGTCAGGGAATTTATCCTTATGAGCTTCTCAAGCTTGTCCTATGAAGTACAGGCTCTACTATTTCTCCTGTTTTTGATCATTTACCTAGTCACACTCATGGGCAATGTCCTCATCATCGTGGTTACTACAGCTGACTCTGCTCTGCAAAGTcctatgtacttcttcctcagaaaCTTATCCTTCCTGGAAATAGGCTTCAACTTGGTCATTGTGCCCAAGATGTTGAGTACTCTGATACTCCAGGACAAAACCATCTCCTTCCTTGGCTGTGCTACTCagatgtatttcttctttttctttggagCTGCTGAGTGTTGCCTCCTGGCCACAATGGCATATGACCGCTACATGGCAATCTGTGATCCCTTGCATTACCCAATAATCATGAACCGAAGATCCTGTACCCAGCTAGCAGCTGCCTCTTGGTTCTCCGGGTTCCCAGTAGCCACCGTACAAACCACATGGATTTTCAGTTTCCCTTTTTGTGGCCCCAACAGGGTGAACCACTTCTTCTGTGACAGTCCCCCTGTCATAGCCCTGGTCTGTGCTGATACATCCCTATTTGAACTGGAGGCTTTAACAGCCACTGTCCTATtcatcctctttcctttcttgttgatTCTGAGTTCCTATGTCCGCATCCTCTCCACTATTTTTAGGATGCCTTCAGCTGAAGGGAAACGCAAAGCCTTTTCCActtgctcctcccacctcctcgTTGTCTCCCTCTTCTACAGCACTGCCATCCTCACATACTTCCGGCCACGCTCAAAGACCTCCCCTGAGAACAAGAAAATGTTGTCACTCTCCTACACAGTTGTCACTCCCATGTTGAACCCCATCATCTACAGCTTAAGGAATAATGAGGTGAAGGCTGCATTGAGGCGAATCATTCACAGAACTCTGGGCCCGCAGAAACTATGA
- the LOC110332977 gene encoding olfactory receptor 2D2, which translates to MRQANQTQVTEFILLGLSDDPHTQKLLFILFLGIYIVTVLGNLLLMFLVRADSRLHTPMYFFLCNLSLADLCFSTNIVPQALIHLLSRKKTISFRRCAAQLLLFLIFGCTQCALLAVMSYDRYVAICNPLHYSSIMTWRVCIQLGTVSWTSGIFVSVVDTTFTLRLPYRGSNSIAHFFCEAPALLTLASTDTQTSEMVIFLMGVVILLIPVSLILVSYSHIIVTVVKMKSAAGRFKAFSTCGSHLMVVILFYGSAIITYMTPKSSKEQEKLVSVFYAMVTPMLNPLIYSLRNKDVKGALWKVAMKNSSRLRITH; encoded by the coding sequence ATGAGACAGGCAAATCAGACACAGGTGACAGAATTTATTCTTCTGGGACTCTCTGATGACCCCCACACTCAGAAGCTGCTATTCATCTTATTTCTGGGCATCTATATCGTCACTGTACTTGGAAACCTACTTCTCATGTTCCTTGTTCGGGCTGACTCTCGGCTTCACACacccatgtatttttttctgtgtaacttGTCTCTGGCTGACCTCTGCTTTTCTACCAACATTGTTCCACAGGCTCTCATCCATCTCCTTTCAAGGAAAAAGACCATTTCATTCAGACGATGTGCAGCCCAGCTTCTGCTCTTTCTCATCTTTGGGTGTACACAATGTGCCCTTTTGGCCGTAATGTCCTATGATCGGTACGTGGCTATCTGTAACCCTTTACATTACTCTAGCATCATGACATGGAGGGTGTGTATCCAGCTGGGTACAGTGTCATGGACTAGTGGCATTTTCGTGTCCGTGGTGGACACCACTTTCACACTAAGACTTCCCTATCGAGGCAGCAACAGTATTGCTCACTTCTTTTGTGAGGCCCCTGCACTTTTGACCCTGGCATCTACAGACACTCAAACTTCAGAGATGGTTATTTTCCTCATGGGCGTTGTGATTCTCCTTATACCTGTCTCCTTAATTCTGGTGTCCTATAGCCATATCATAGTAACTGTTGTCAAGATGAAATCAGCTGCAGGGAGGTTCAAGGCATTTTCTACCTGTGGCTCCCACCTCATGGTTGTCATCCTCTTTTATGGATCAGCGATTATCACCTACATGACCCCAAAGTCTTCCAAAGAACAGGAGAAACTGGTATCTGTTTTCTATGCAATGGTGACACCTATGCTTAATCCCCTCATCTACAGCCTTAGGAACAAAGATGTAAAGGGGGCCCTGTGGAAAGTAGCTATGAAGAACTCAAGCAGGCTTAGAATCACCCACTGA
- the LOC110324760 gene encoding olfactory receptor 2D3: MGRENQSFVDEFVLLGLSQDAQTQILLFILFFIIYILTVLGNLLIIVLILTDSRLHTPMYFFLRNLSFADLCFSNSIVPQVLSHFLVKRKTISFWGCVTQVIVSLQIGCTECALLAVMSYDRYVAVCKPLHYSTIMTQQLCLQLALGSWASGLLVCLVDISVAFHLPYQGQNIVSHYFCELPALLKVASADTYSTEMAIFAMGVVILLAPVSLILISYWNIISTVIQMQSGEGRLKVFSTCGSHLIVVVLFYGSAIFNYMQPNTKTRKKQDKIMSVFYTVVTPMLNPIIYSLRNKDVKSAFRKLAARVVFFQKQ; the protein is encoded by the coding sequence atgggaagagaaaaccaGAGCTTTGTAGATGAGTTTGTGTTGCTGGGCCTTTCACAAGATGCACAGACTCAGATCCTCCTGTTCATCCTTTTCTTCATCATTTACATTCTGACTGTACTTGGAAACCTGCTCATCATTGTCCTCATCCTCACGGATTCTCGactccacacccccatgtacttttttcttaGAAATCTTTCTTTCGCAGATCTGTGTTTCTCAAATAGCATTGTTCCTCAAGTGCTGTCCCACTTCCTGgtaaaaaggaaaactatttccTTTTGGGGCTGTGTGACACAGGTAATTGTCTCCCTTCAGATTGGGTGTACAGAGTGTGCACTGCTAGCGGTGATGTCCTATGACCGGTATGTGGCTGTGTGCAAACCACTGCACTACTCCACCATCATGACCCAACAGCTATGCCTGCAGTTGGCCCTAGGGTCCTGGGCCAGTGGGCTCCTAGTATGTTTGGTAGATATTTCTGTTGCTTTCCATCTTCCCTATCAAGGGCAGAACATAGTCAGCCATTACTTTTGTGAACTTCCTGCACTCCTGAAGGTGGCTTCAGCAGATACCTACAGCACAGAAATGGCCATCTTTGCAATGGGTGTGGTAATCCTCCTAGCACCTGTCTCCCTCATCCTCATCTCCTACTGGAACATCATCTCCACTGTGATCCAGATGCAGTCTGGAGAGGGGAGACTCAAGGTGTTTTCAACCTGCGGATCTCACCTCATTGTTGTTGTCCTCTTCTATGGGTCTGCAATATTTAACTATATGCAGCCAAACACCAAAACCAGGAAGAAACAGGATAAGATAATGTCTGTGTTCTATACAGTGGTGACTCCAATGCTAAACCCCATAATTTATAGTCTTCGGAACAAGGATGTCAAAAGTGCCTTCAGGAAACTAGCTGCAAGAGTGGTCTTCTTTCAGAAGCAATGA